One segment of Rutidosis leptorrhynchoides isolate AG116_Rl617_1_P2 unplaced genomic scaffold, CSIRO_AGI_Rlap_v1 contig413, whole genome shotgun sequence DNA contains the following:
- the LOC139883531 gene encoding potassium channel AKT1-like, producing MCGEQRIAEQISRDGSHFSLTTSILPSLGARSNRRNKLRKYIISPHDRKYRIWQTFLIVLVAYTAWVSPFEFGFLQKPVKELAITDNVVNGFFAIDIILTFFVAYLDKTTYLLVDERKKIAWKYTRTWLVLDVISTIPSEVAQKLAPKPFQFYGLFNMLRLWRLRRVSALFSRLEKDRHFNYFWVRCTKLLCVTIFAVHLAGCFYYLIAETHHDPEKTWIGASLGDYFIQRSVWIRYVTSMYWSITTLTTVGYGDLHPVNSKEMIFDIFYMLFNLGLTAYLIGNMTNLIVHGTSRTRQFRDTIQAASSFAQRNQLPHRLQDQMLAHLSLKFRTDSEGLQQQETLDALPKAIRSGISHYLFYSLVDRVYLFKGVSNDLLFQLVSEMKAEYFPPKEDVILQNEAPTDFYILVTGIAEFLFLKNGVEQVVGEATTGDVCGEVGVLFYRPQVFTVRTKRLCQLLRLNRTAFMNIVQANVGDGTIIMNNLIQHLKDSNDPIMEGILLEMENMLARGKMDLPLSLCFATIRGDDVLLNKLLKRGLDPNEADNNGRTSLHIAASKGNENCVLLLLDFGADPNSRDSDGSVPVWEAMLHGHDHVVKLLMDNSASINAGDVGNFSCMAAEQNNLNLLKEIARSGGDVNCPRTNGTTALHIAVSEDNIDIVKFLLNKGADMDKPDIHGWTPRDLAEQQGHEDIKVIFQAAKTLSPPKILKRQRSTYFLGRFTSEPAILPDGSYNKCQQKPRRRTNHFHNSLFGMMSSAAAKSGDSPREGGGLFFSNSDSLRVTSDNSSGSRQNNPARVKVSCPEKGEGSGKLILLPGTFQELLDICARKFGISNVKVLSSDGAEIDEIEVIRDGDHLIFTSDIANQEACIPSFTENENLDLTKIASQQSKLRPERVSYWRKQANLFSARPISNSTLISLELLSLDELKLEDQCFNSQLTPHSYLFRTPPLHGPKPVMKKEENCGRLAASVKKLVPSHTEIEGRNIGGHRKHRREGHEKVREVRVRYRKLRLGSWNVGTLTGKSLEIAEAMERRKVHILCLQETKWTGQKSRMLGKSGHKLWYSGKDKNKNGVGIVVYKSILDDVIEVQRYGDRVICIKLMMGKDVLHVISAYAPQVELSDSIKQDF from the exons GATATGGCAAACGTTTCTTATTGTTTTAGTGGCATATACTGCTTGGGTTTCACCATTCGAGTTTGGATTCCTACAGAAGCCAGTGAAAGAACTTGCCATTACCGATAACGTTGTTAATGGATTTTTTGCCATAGACATTATCCTCACTTTCTTTGTAGCTTATCTTGACAAAACCACATATTTACTTGTTGACGAACGAAAAAAGATTGCTTGGAAGTATACTAGAACCTGGTTGGTGCTTGATGTCATATCCACAATCCCATCCGAAGTTGCTCAAAAGCTTGCCCCAAAGCCATTCCAATTTTATGGCTTATTCAACATGCTTCGCCTTTGGCGTCTACGAAGAGTTAGCGCTCTTTTCTCAAGACTGGAGAAAGATAGGCACTTTAACTACTTTTGGGTTCGATGCACCAAACTTTTATGC GTTACGATTTTCGCCGTACACCTTGCTGGATGTTTTTACTATCTTATAGCTGAAACTCATCACGACCCTGAGAAAACTTGGATCGGAGCATCACTCGGAGATTACTTCATTCAGAGAAGTGTTTGGATTCGTTATGTGACTTCTATGTATTGGTCTATTACAACCCTGACGACAGTCGGTTATGGAGATTTACACCCGGTGAATTCAAAGGAGATGATCTTTGATATATTCTACATGCTATTTAATCTCGGATTGACTGCTTATTTAATTGGTAACATGACCAATTTGATTGTCCATGGCACAAGTAGAACCAGACAATTT AGGGATACGATACAAGCTGCGTCAAGCTTTGCTCAGAGGAATCAATTACCTCATCGGCTGCAAGATCAGATGCTAGCACATTTGTCTTTGAAATTTAGGACAGATTCGGAAGGGCTACAACAACAAGAAACTCTTGACGCTCTTCCTAAGGCTATCCGTTCTGGCATTTCTCACTATCTTTTCTATTCTCTTGTTGACAGAGTTTACCTGTTTAAAGGCGTTTCTAATGATTTGCTTTTTCAGCTG GTCTCGGAAATGAAAGCTGAGTATTTTCCTCCTAAAGAAGATGTGATTTTGCAGAATGAAGCCCCAACAGATTTCTACATACTCGTCACTGGAATTGCT GAATTTCTTTTTCTGAAAAATGGAGTCGAGCAG GTGGTTGGCGAGGCAACAACTGGAGATGTCTGTGGAGAAGTTGGCGTTCTTTTCTATAGGCCACAAGTGTTTACAGTCCGAACCAAGCGATTGTGTCAGCTACTCCGACTGAACCGAACCGCGTTCATGAACATTGTTCAGGCCAATGTTGGAGATGGGACCATAATCATGAATAATCTCATTCAG CATTTGAAAGACTCGAATGATCCAATCATGGAGGGAATTTTGTTGGAGATGGAAAACATGTTGGCTCGTGGTAAAATGGATTTACCTCTTAGTCTGTGCTTTGCCACTATCCGAGGAGACGACGTGTTATTGAATAAATTGTTAAAACGAGGCCTTGACCCGAATGAAGCAGACAACAACGGACGAACATCTCTG CATATAGCAGCATCCAAAGGAAACGAGAATTGTGTGCTTCTTCTACTGGATTTTGGGGCTGATCCTAACAGCAGAg ACTCGGATGGGAGTGTACCGGTATGGGAGGCAATGCTACATGGCCATGATCATGTCGTTAAATTATTGATGGACAATAGTGCAAGCATAAATGCTGGAGATGTAGGTAACTTCTCTTGCATGGCAGCAGAGCAGAACAACTTAAACCTCCTCAAGGAAATTGCTCGTTCCGGAGGAGACGTCAACTGTCCTAGAACAAACGGAACGACAGCGTTACACATCGCCGTTAGTGAAGACAATATCGACATAGTCAAATTCCTGTTAAATAAAGGAGCCGACATGGACAAACCAGATATTCACGGTTGGACCCCAAGAGATTTAGCTGAACAACAGGGTCATGAGGACATAAAGGTCATTTTTCAAGCAGCGAAGACCTTGTCACCGCCTAAAATCCTCAAAAGGCAGCGTAGTACTTATTTTCTTGGCCGGTTTACTAGTGAGCCAGCTATATTACCAGATGGATCATATAATAAATGCCAACAAAAGCCAAGACGAAGGACAAATCATTTCCATAATTCACTATTTGGAATGATGTCGTCGGCTGCAGCGAAATCCGGGGATTCTCCTCGTGAGGGTGGGGGATTATTTTTCTCGAATAGTGATTCGCTAAGGGTGACATCAGATAATAGTAGTGGTAGTCGTCAGAATAATCCTGCTAGAGTGAAAGTTAGTTGTCCAGAAAAAGGAGAAGGTTCAGGGAAGCTCATTTTACTTCCTGGAACATTCCAGGAGCTACTAGACATTTGTGCTAGGAAATTTGGCATATCCAACGTTAAAGTTCTAAGCAGTGATGGAGCTGAGATTGACGAGATTGAAGTGATTAGAGATGGTGATCATCTAATTTTCACTAGCGATATTGCAAATCAAGAGGCTTGCATCCCAAGTTTCACGGAAAATGAGAATTT AGATCTAACCAAAATCGCGTCTCAGCAAAGCAAGCTCCGACCTGAGCGCGTTTCATACTGGAGAAAGCAAGCGAACCTCTTCTCTGCAAGACCTATTTCGAATTCAACACTGATATCTTTGGA GTTGCTTTCATTGGATGAACTCAAACTGGAGGATCAATGCTTCAATTCACAGTTAACACCACATAGCTATT TATTTCGAACTCCGCCATTGCACGGTCCCAAGCCCGTGATGAAAAAGGAGGAGAATTGCGGTAGGTTGGCGGCCAGC GTAAAGAAGTTAGTTCCATCGCATACTGAGATAGAGGGTAGAAATATAGGTGGGCATAGAAAGCATAGGAGGGAGGGTCATGAGAAAGTAAGGGAGGTTAGAGTGAGATATAGAAAACTAAGATTAGGTAGCTGGAATGTAGGTACTCTTACGGGAAAGTCATTGGAGATAGCGGAGGCGATGGAGAGAAGAAAGGTGCACATCCTATGTCTTCAAGAAACGAAGTGGACAGGTCAAAAGAGTAGGATGTTAGGCAAGAGCGGCCACAAGCTATGGTATTCTGGAAAAGATAAGAACAAGAATGGAGTCGGAATAGTAGTCTACAAATCCATCCTAGATGATGTTATCGAGGTCCAAAGATATGGAGATCGTGTAATTTGCATCAAGCTCATGATGGGAAAAGATGTGTTGCATGTTATCAGCGCTTATGCTCCTCAAGTAGAGTTGAGTGATAGCATCAAACAGGACTTTTGA
- the LOC139883532 gene encoding uncharacterized protein At4g15970-like: MAANVISFRPTMIRACASSDHRKSESKNAGSVNWLSPIFGWSNEPDYIGDEDAKRGAGPEIDLKLKRNRFSPGCFTAEKAKQLRLMTHGSASFHDVMYHSAIASRLATDFNGRQADGVSVSVWTLYDSPYPLQLLPGSTMGDYDHELERVLKNTSMADKTVIITTLNEAWAEPGSLLDLFLESFKIGKGTMKLLNHLVIVSLDRKAHDRCLNVHHNCYKLDVGNNVSGEAYFMTPSYLEMMWKRIEFLTVVLKLGYNFVATDTDIMWLQDPFPRFFPNADFQIACDHYHGNPHDRNNDPNGGFTFVKSNKHTISFYNYWYASRSSYPGQHDQDVLNRIKRSLFIAEIGLKMVFLDTANFAGFCERSNDFRNVCTMHANCCLGLHNKIVDLKLVLEDWRKFSVLPPGDDEVQASLSWRAPRNCTKLGMHTSHS, encoded by the exons ATGGCAGCTAACGTAATCTCATTCAGACCGACAATGATCAGAGCTTGCGCGAGCTCCGATCACCGTAAATCGGAGTCGAAGAACGCCGGATCGGTTAATTGGTTGTCGCCGATCTTCGGTTGGTCCAACGAACCTGACTACATTGGAGACGAGGATGCCAAAAGAGGAGCTGGACCGGAAATCGATCTGAAATTGAAGAGGAATCGGTTCAGTCCGGGCTGCTTCACGGCGGAGAAAGCGAAACAACTCCGGCTGATGACTCATGGCTCGGCTTCTTTCCACGATGTCATGTATCATTCGGCAATTGCGTCGCGACTTGCCACCGACTTTAACGGGCGCCAGGCTGACG GTGTTTCTGTTTCTGTTTGGACTCTCTATGACTCTCCTTATCCTCTTCAGCTTCTCCCAGGCTCCACCATG GGAGATTATGATCACGAGCTAGAGAGAGTTCTTAAGAATACATCGATGGCGGATAAAACCGTAATTATAACCACTCTGAACGAAGCCTGGGCTGAACCCGGTTCGCTATTGGATCTATTCTTGGAGAGCTTTAAGATTGGGAAAGGAACAATGAAGCTTCTAAATCACTTGGTGATTGTGTCTTTGGATCGAAAGGCTCATGATCGTTGCTTGAATGTGCACCATAATTGTTACAAGCTCGATGTCGGTAATAATGTTTCTGGTGAAGCTTACTTTATGACTCCGAGCTACCTCGAGATGATGTGGAAGAGAATAGAGTTCTTGACCGTTGTCTTGAAATTGGGCTACAATTTCGTTGCTACG GACACAGACATAATGTGGCTTCAAGATCCATTCCCTCGATTCTTCCCTAACGCAGATTTCCAAATAGCTTGCGACCATTACCACGGGAACCCTCACGACAGAAACAACGATCCAAACGGAGGATTTACATTTGTAAAATCGAATAAACATACAATAAGTTTCTACAATTATTGGTATGCCTCTAGATCGAGCTATCCCGGACAACATGACCAAGACGTGCTTAACAGGATCAAGAGAAGTTTGTTCATTGCTGAGATTGGACTCAAGATGGTTTTCCTAGACACCGCGAATTTTGCAGGATTTTGCGAACGTAGCAATGATTTTAGGAATGTCTGTACTATGCATGCGAATTGTTGTCTCGGTCTACACAACAAAATAGTCGATCTCAAACTTGTTCTTGAAGATTGGAGAAAATTTTCAGTATTGCCTCCTGGTGATGACGAGGTTCAAGCTTCATTGTCTTGGCGAGCTCCTCGAAATTGCACGAAATTAGGCATGCATACTTCTCATAGTTAA